A single genomic interval of Trichosurus vulpecula isolate mTriVul1 chromosome 6, mTriVul1.pri, whole genome shotgun sequence harbors:
- the LOC118855286 gene encoding ferritin heavy chain-like, whose product MTTSSPSQVRQNYHQDSEAAINRQINLELYASYVYLSKSYYFDRDDVALKNFAKYFLHQSHEEREHAEKLMKLQNQRGGRIFLQDIKKPDRDDWESGLNAMECALHLEKNVNQSLLELHKLATDKNDPHLCDFIETHYLDEQVKAIKQLGDHVTNLRKMGAPDSGMAEYLFDKHTLGDSDNES is encoded by the coding sequence ATGACCACCTCGTCCCCTTCTCAGGTGCGACAGAACTACCACCAGGACTCGGAGGCCGCCATCAACCGCCAGATCAACCTGGAGCTGTACGCCTCCTACGTGTACCTGTCCAAGTCCTACTACTTTGACCGCGATGACGTGGCGCTGAAGAACTTTGCAAAGTATTTCCTACACCAGTCCCACGAGGAGCGGGAGCACGCTGAGAAGCTGATGAAACTGCAGAACCAGCGCGGGGGCCGCATCTTCCTGCAGGACATCAAGAAACCAGACCGAGATGACTGGGAGAGCGGGCTGAACGCAATGGAGTGTGCTCTGCacttggaaaaaaatgtcaatcaGTCGTTACTGGAATTGCACAAGCTGGCAACTGACAAGAATGACCCCCATTTATGTGATTTCATCGAAACCCACTACCTGGACGAACAGGTAAAGGCCATCAAACAACTGGGTGATCACGTAACCAACCTGCGCAAGATGGGGGCCCCCGATTCTGGCATGGCGGAATATCTTTTTGACAAGCACACCCTTGGAGACAGTGACAACGAGAGCTAA